The proteins below are encoded in one region of Clostridia bacterium:
- the araD gene encoding L-ribulose-5-phosphate 4-epimerase has translation MLKELKEQVLEANLELPRKSLVTYTWGNASGIDREKNLVVIKPSGVSYNELKIEDLVVVDLDGNVVEGKLNPSSDTPTHLVLYKCFKEIGGVVHTHSKWATIWAQAGRSIPALGTTHADYFYGSIPCTRKLTVNEISSAYEIETGNVIVETFDDINPIHVPGVVVSNHGPFTWGKNASEAVHNAVVLEELSMMAYHTYCLSPGLDAIDQELLDKHFLRKHGSGAYYGQK, from the coding sequence ATTCTGAAAGAGCTCAAGGAGCAAGTACTAGAAGCAAACCTTGAACTTCCCCGAAAGAGTCTTGTAACATATACATGGGGAAATGCAAGTGGCATCGATCGCGAAAAAAATCTAGTTGTTATAAAACCGAGCGGTGTCTCTTATAACGAACTTAAAATTGAGGATCTGGTTGTTGTGGACCTGGATGGAAATGTAGTAGAAGGTAAACTAAATCCCTCCTCCGACACACCGACGCATTTGGTCCTTTATAAGTGCTTTAAAGAAATCGGCGGTGTTGTGCACACCCATTCCAAATGGGCAACTATATGGGCTCAAGCAGGAAGGTCAATCCCTGCTTTAGGGACTACCCATGCAGATTACTTCTATGGTAGTATACCATGTACTAGAAAATTGACTGTTAATGAGATAAGCAGTGCTTATGAAATAGAAACCGGAAATGTTATAGTTGAGACCTTTGATGATATAAATCCTATTCATGTTCCTGGTGTTGTTGTAAGCAACCATGGACCTTTTACCTGGGGCAAGAATGCCAGTGAAGCTGTACATAATGCCGTCGTATTGGAAGAGCTCTCAATGATGGCCTATCATACCTATTGTTTGTCTCCGGGGTTGGATGCTATAGACCAGGAGCTGCTTGATAAACATTTTCTGAGAAAGCATGGCTCCGGAGCTTATTACGGACAAAAATAG